Part of the Limihaloglobus sulfuriphilus genome is shown below.
CACTGTGAAAAATTGCGAGATCTTCGCCAACACCGCAAACTGGGGCGGGGGCATAAGCTCGGTATATGAAAGCTGGCTGGAAGTGGTTTTCACTACAATCGCATACAATAACGCCGTTACAGAGGGCGGCGGCGTTGACTGCCAGGACGGCTCTGCCATGCTCATGAACAGCATTATCTGGGGCAACATGGTAAACGGCGATATGAACAGCTGGCAGCTGAGCATGAGAAATCTCAGTTCTTTTTCAGCTGTTTATCTCCATTACAGCTGTATGCAGAAAAACCAAGTCAATATCGGCACGGAAGAGGAACCTGTTTATGAATACAGCTTTGCGCATCCGTGGGATACGGAAGTCAGTTACCGCAGTGTACTTTCAACTGATCCGCAGTTTGCACTGCCGGTAGTTGAGCTAGAATATAAAGGCCTTCTGGAAACTTTGCAAGAAGCCGTAGATAACGGCACAGAGCTTGAAATAGAGATAGCCCGCCAGGCGATTCTGGATTATTTAGCATTAAGGGATTTTCACCTTAAATCAGCCCAGGGTCGATGGACAGGTGCAGGTTTCGAAAACGACGGTGTTACCAGTCCCTGTATAAACGCAGGAAATACCAGTCCGTATGAGCCGAATGAAGATAATCCTTACAGCGATTTTTATGCTTTAGAGCCAGAGCCCAACGGCGAAGTTGTGAATCTCGGCCGCTACGGCGGAACAGAACAGGCAAGCAGATCAACACTAACGATCGACCTTGGCTATTATGAGTATCTTGCCGCAGACTATAACCAGAGCGGCGTTGTTGACATTGATGATTACGATGTTTTTAATGGTTTATATGCCAATTATCCCGGTGAATTTGATCCGGAAACAGATTACAATTCTGATGGTGAAGTTAACGTTGATGACTGGATTCATTTCCAGATGTTTGATCTTAAAGCTGATAACCTAATTGAGAATATAGACCTGAAGTCTTTCCTGCATCTTTACAACGGTTATATAGAGACTTTTGACATTGACGGCAGCGGCGATATAGGAAACGGAGATTATGCTGTCTTTGCAGCGGATTATTCCGGTGATTATAACGAGAGGTCAGATTTTAACGGCGACGGTAAAATAGACTTTACCGATTTGAGCATGTTTACACAAATATGGCTTTTCTATCAACTGTGACGGCCGAGTTACATGTAACAGGAACAGATTCACGCAAATCGGTTATGGCTTAAACATAGGGATCTGCTCTGTTCATTTCAGCCAGTCGTTAATATTTGACGCAAGAACAGCCGGGTCTTTTTTTTCAAGAATGTGTTTTCTGATGGATGCCGGAATTTCGATGGCGGCCATCGCCTTATCTACACGTTTCCAGAGGTTCTCTCGTTTGGATTCAGAATCTGCGAGGTACAATTCAGTAACAAGCTCCTGAAGTGACTGAAGTTTTATAGCGTCAAGGTTCTTATAATAATCACTGATTATTTTTTCCTGTGTGCGGCTGTATTCTTGTTTTGCCATTTGTCGGCCTTTTATGTGATAATAATGAAAAACCGGCTGAGAATATCTCTCAACCGGTTTTATAGTTTGTTTTATGAGCCGTTTCCGGCATTACAGTCTATTAAAGCTCATCATCAATCCAGCCGAGAAGCTCGGTCAGGTCATTGATGGTAATATCACCCATGTGGGCTATACGGAAAGATTCTTCTTTGAGTTTGCCGTAACCGTTGCCAAAGGCCGCATTGTGTTTTTCTTTGACAGCTGAAATGACCTCAGCAACGTTTATGCCTCTGGTGTTTTTGACAGCGGTCAGTGTGTTTGACGCGTATTTCTCGTCCTCGGCAAAGAGTGCAAATTTGTCCTTTGCCCAGCCGCGAACCAGCTCCGCCATTTTCTTGTGTCTTGCCCATACGTTTTCCATGCCTTCGGCAAGCATCTTCTCGCACTGGAAGTTCAGCGCCATTATCTGCGGTATTGCAGGAGTTGTCGGCGTCTGGTCTTTTTCAGCGGCTTTTGCGAACTGAAGCAGGTCAAAATAGTAACCTCTGTTAGGCACAGTTTCGGCCTTTTTCATAGCTCTTTGGCTCACTGCGAATATTGCAAGTCCCGGCGGAATGGCGAATGCCTTCTGAACCGAGGCAAAAGCAAAGTCCCAGCCCCATTCATCAAATTTCAGCGGCAGACCGGCCATAGCAGATACACAGTCAACAAATACCAGGACATCTGGATATTTTTCCTTAAGCATTTTGCTGATCTCAATTACCGGATTTGTTACGCCGGTACTTGTTTCGTTATACGCAAATGTAACCGCGGCGTATTTTCCCGATGCGAGTTTTTCGTCTATAAGCTCCGCGGTAACCGCACGGCCCCAGTCAACCTTAAGCTCATCGACATTCTTGCCGCAGGCCTTAGCCACTGATGAGTATTTGTCACTGAAAGCACCGCACATGCAGCATAGAACGGTTTCGTCGTCTTTGACCAGGTTTCTCATGGAAGCCTCCCAGCCGCCGGAGCCCGACGATGTGCTCAAGAATATATTCTGCTCGGTAAAGAGCATTTTTTTGAGCTTTGCCACGGTATCGCCGTGCAGCTGTGAGTATTCCTTCGCCCTGTGGCCTATGGTGTACCTGGATAGCTGTTCGAGTACTTCAGGTACCACATGTACGGGTCCCGGGATAAAGAGTTTTGGTGGTTTTTTCCAGTCAACCATGAGTTATTCTCCTGATAAAATGTTTTTTAACATATTTTAAATACCGCTTTTATCGGTATGTTATCCGTAATTTACAGTTTATTTATTACAAGTCCGGTAAATATTTTTGGGTAGAAAAATGTAGATTTCTGGGGCATTTTCTCACCCGCGGCGGCTACCCCTTGAACCTGCTCTATACGTGTCGGGTTCATAAAGAAAACAGCCTGTTTCTCTCCGCTGTCAACAAGCGCTACAGAGCGGTCAATGGCATCGCCTATGTCTTTAATATACTCAAGGTTACTCTCGCTTGCAAGTGCCTGTTCGTTAATTCCAAGAATTCCTTCAAGAATAAGCCTGTGGAGAACTGTCACGTCAAGTTTCTGCGAGGCTTCGCTGAGCCCGTCGGCAACCTGCTGAATACTTTTGATATCCTTTAAGACAGCTCTGCTGAAAGTGCCGGAATTGTCGTATATACCGAAAGAAATTCCGGCTTGATCAAAATCTTTCTTTAAGTCTGCAAACATTTGATCTTTGTCGGTATTTTTATCTTTTCCGTAAACCGTAACATCAAAATCTCCGCTGAGCTTAGTTTTAAGCTCTTTCGGGTCAAAATCAGCAAGGTTTCCCACAAGCCGGTGTGTCGGCAGTATAACGAGGCCCTCGTTGTGCATATTGACAAAAGTCATCATCCTGAAAGCCGCTTCGGGTTTACCGGTTTCATTGAAGTAGTTCAGGGCAGTTTCATACCGATGGTGCCCGTCCGCAATCACCGCATCTTTATCCGCCATCATCGCGGCAATGTCGGTGATATTAGCCTCGCCGGTTATGGCGTAGAGCGAATGAGTTACATTTTCGTCATCCACAAAGCTCAGAAGCGGCTGATTCTTAGCAGCTTCGGCAATAATGGCATCGGCAATGCACTCAGGGTCATCGTAAAGCATAAATATCTGTCCAAACTGAGCTTGTGTTGCACGCATAAGATTTAGACGGTCTGCTTTAGGCCCGTCAAGCGTCTTCTCGTGCGGGCGGACGCCCTTGCCGAACTGCGCCAGCTTGCCAAGAGCTATAAAACCGCTTCTCGTATAAGACTTATCCTGCGCCTCGAAGCTCTGAACATAGGCGTATATCGAATTTTCAGGGTCCTGTTTGAGGGCTCCGGACTCTATCCAGCTCTCGAAATAATCCGATGCCCGGGAGTAAACGTTGTTGCCCTCTTCGTCGAATTCTGCCGTTTTGCCTTTTGTGACGCGTACTATGTTGTACTCGTTCTGCTGATAGAGCTTTTCCTGCTGCTCGTCGTTGATCACATCGTAGGGCGGAGCGATGCAATCCGCAGAATTGCCCACTACGTCATTACTGAATCTGTAACCTTTAAATGACTTTATTTCCATGGTTTGTTTACTTATATTAAATAACTAATAATTTCTCAAGCCGCGATTGTTATCGCAGTATCGAAATTCTAAAGAAAAAACAGCAGTTTTCAATAAAAAAGACTTCAACTGTCCTTTAATCTTCAATTTTGCCGCTTTATAAGCAAAAATATACTGTTTTAAGTATTTTCAGGCCAATTCAAGTGTGTTTGAGATTGCAAAATGATACAAAATGCCCCAGGCTTTAGCCGCGACAAATTTATCTGATTGAAGCAGTGCAGAGAGATCCTCAACACTCATTAACAATGTTTCAATATCTTCATTGCCTTTGAGGTATTTATTGGACACTTCTCCCTCAGCCTCAACTATTGCCATTATGCAGGATTCGTCTGTCATGCCAGATGAAGAAAAGACAGGTTTGCTCGTATGTTTCACACACTTGAGCATTAACCCTGTTTCTTCTTTCAGTTCTCTGCCGGCGGCATCTTCTACAGATTCGCCGGGGTCGATCAGTCCCGCCGGGAAACCGTATTCATAGCCGCCAATAGGCACCCTGAATTCTTTGGTTATAACAAGCCTTCTGCCTCGCGGCGTATCTATCAAAGGTATAATGACAACCGCATCAGGTGCCGCGGCCTTTTCAATGGGTGTCTCCTTACGGGAAGACATCAGCCATTTGCCGCTGCGATTGTTATGCTTATACTCAATCTCATACAGATTCAGCCATTTGGAATCTGTTAGTTTTTCTATTTTGTATTCCATGGTGATGCTCTGTCCAAAGCCTATCGGCGGATAAATTCGGGATTTGCGTATTTCCAGTTCTTATAAATACTTATCAGCTCGTTTACCTTTTGAGGTTTTTTGTCGGCAAGATTTGTCTTTTCCTCGGGGTCCTCGCTTAGATTGACAAGAAAAATCGGCTCGATTTTAT
Proteins encoded:
- a CDS encoding pyridoxal-phosphate-dependent aminotransferase family protein codes for the protein MVDWKKPPKLFIPGPVHVVPEVLEQLSRYTIGHRAKEYSQLHGDTVAKLKKMLFTEQNIFLSTSSGSGGWEASMRNLVKDDETVLCCMCGAFSDKYSSVAKACGKNVDELKVDWGRAVTAELIDEKLASGKYAAVTFAYNETSTGVTNPVIEISKMLKEKYPDVLVFVDCVSAMAGLPLKFDEWGWDFAFASVQKAFAIPPGLAIFAVSQRAMKKAETVPNRGYYFDLLQFAKAAEKDQTPTTPAIPQIMALNFQCEKMLAEGMENVWARHKKMAELVRGWAKDKFALFAEDEKYASNTLTAVKNTRGINVAEVISAVKEKHNAAFGNGYGKLKEESFRIAHMGDITINDLTELLGWIDDEL
- a CDS encoding DUF1015 domain-containing protein, with protein sequence MEIKSFKGYRFSNDVVGNSADCIAPPYDVINDEQQEKLYQQNEYNIVRVTKGKTAEFDEEGNNVYSRASDYFESWIESGALKQDPENSIYAYVQSFEAQDKSYTRSGFIALGKLAQFGKGVRPHEKTLDGPKADRLNLMRATQAQFGQIFMLYDDPECIADAIIAEAAKNQPLLSFVDDENVTHSLYAITGEANITDIAAMMADKDAVIADGHHRYETALNYFNETGKPEAAFRMMTFVNMHNEGLVILPTHRLVGNLADFDPKELKTKLSGDFDVTVYGKDKNTDKDQMFADLKKDFDQAGISFGIYDNSGTFSRAVLKDIKSIQQVADGLSEASQKLDVTVLHRLILEGILGINEQALASESNLEYIKDIGDAIDRSVALVDSGEKQAVFFMNPTRIEQVQGVAAAGEKMPQKSTFFYPKIFTGLVINKL
- a CDS encoding NUDIX domain-containing protein — translated: MEYKIEKLTDSKWLNLYEIEYKHNNRSGKWLMSSRKETPIEKAAAPDAVVIIPLIDTPRGRRLVITKEFRVPIGGYEYGFPAGLIDPGESVEDAAGRELKEETGLMLKCVKHTSKPVFSSSGMTDESCIMAIVEAEGEVSNKYLKGNEDIETLLMSVEDLSALLQSDKFVAAKAWGILYHFAISNTLELA